The following are encoded in a window of Lentimicrobiaceae bacterium genomic DNA:
- a CDS encoding SusF/SusE family outer membrane protein, whose protein sequence is MKKIFLIFFIIAGIVISSCKKDETKVELTQFIPGALLSPATNSEFVLLKANAEDTLMTFNWDAATYTFSNGDPATIAVNYTIEMDTTGNNFANFKTVYATNDLQYPMTVKAMNNFLIIKWEDLPNVLSTYDFRVRASLSESTSEDVFSDVITLNFTPYSTEVILSPIYLLGNATAAGWDNNLALEMTHIGEAGEYVIVATLSGAADTYIKFITSLGHWAPQWGTDATGTNEAGPLVYRPDESVADPLAIPAPATNGDYRILADTANLTYTITPVTGVLYLLGDATTAGWNNATPLEMTKVAPGIFEITTTLTAGGMKFLEVPGQWAPQWGTDATGTNSRGILIYRLDETVPDPTNIPSPGAGTYTITVNLATQTYTITAVK, encoded by the coding sequence ATGAAAAAAATCTTTTTAATATTCTTCATTATTGCGGGTATTGTTATTTCTTCCTGCAAAAAGGATGAAACAAAGGTTGAATTAACACAATTCATACCCGGAGCGCTTCTTTCTCCCGCTACAAATTCAGAGTTCGTTCTGCTAAAAGCTAATGCGGAAGACACTCTCATGACTTTTAACTGGGACGCAGCTACCTACACTTTCAGCAACGGCGACCCTGCTACCATTGCAGTTAACTATACTATCGAAATGGATACCACTGGTAATAACTTTGCAAATTTTAAAACGGTGTATGCCACCAACGACCTGCAATATCCCATGACAGTAAAAGCAATGAACAATTTCTTGATAATTAAATGGGAAGACCTGCCAAACGTATTATCTACCTACGATTTCAGGGTAAGAGCGTCTTTATCCGAATCTACTTCTGAAGATGTATTTTCCGATGTAATCACGCTTAATTTCACACCATATTCAACGGAAGTAATACTATCACCCATTTACTTACTTGGAAATGCCACAGCAGCAGGCTGGGACAACAACCTTGCTTTGGAAATGACACATATAGGCGAAGCAGGAGAATATGTTATCGTAGCTACCCTATCTGGTGCTGCTGATACTTATATAAAATTTATTACAAGCCTTGGACATTGGGCACCTCAGTGGGGCACCGACGCCACTGGAACTAACGAAGCCGGACCACTTGTTTATCGTCCCGATGAATCAGTTGCCGACCCCTTAGCCATTCCAGCACCAGCTACTAACGGAGATTACAGAATATTAGCCGACACAGCTAATTTAACTTACACTATTACACCTGTTACAGGAGTTTTATACCTACTTGGCGATGCTACTACTGCCGGATGGAACAATGCAACACCACTCGAAATGACAAAAGTAGCTCCGGGTATTTTTGAAATAACTACCACTCTCACTGCAGGCGGAATGAAATTCCTCGAAGTTCCCGGACAATGGGCTCCACAATGGGGCACCGATGCCACTGGAACAAATAGCAGAGGCATACTAATTTACCGTCTCGATGAAACAGTTCCCGACCCAACTAATATACCTTCACCTGGTGCAGGAACCTATACAATCACAGTTAATCTGGCTACCCAAACCTATACTATTACTGCTGTTAAATAA
- a CDS encoding TonB-dependent receptor — protein MKKHLQLFAILFLIILWAFATEAFAQEMKITGKVKDATDGSSLPGVSILIKNTTRGTTTDIDGSYSITAGATSTLVFSFVGYTPQEVVVGAQKVINIFLKPSVTGLEEIVVIGYGQVKKSDATGSLSVLGSKDFNRGAISNPMELLVGKAAGVIINTNNGAPGANSTIRIRGGSSLKASNDPLIVIDGVPFNDANISGVSNSLNFINPNDIESFTVLKDASATAIYGSRASNGVILITTKKGKVGAKMRVSYNGILSFGTVQKDVDVLTGDEYRALAHEKLGSNNINETALASLGTANTDWQKEIYRTAVSHDHNISVGGAVKSVPYRVSLGYTDQEGILKNTSMKRNTLSFNLDPTFLNGDLKVNVGGKGMYTKQDFSNDGAVGAAILFDPTQPVMNGNSRYGGYFTWTTTGSGYAGPNAEYNQMATSNPVAMLDLTDNKSDVYRGNGNIQFDYKVPFIPDLHANLNMAIDAYKSDGHNNVDTIAVWTRREGFGRLNDYNQEGNSKTLDFLLNYKKDLDALQSKVEAMAGYSYQRFWRKKYNYQHSIVDLKHPHIVADSMTFETENVLVSFFGRINYSLMDKYLLTVTLRDDGSSRFAPENRWGLFPSLALAWKIKNEDFLKDVKAVTDLKLRLGWGVTGQQNIITDDNNKLLDYPYMGTYTSSVESACYQIGYETVDGVIDYTKPIFVTTLRPNAYDPSIKWESTTTQNIGLDFSFYNDRISGSLDYYKRETKDLINSIPIPNGSNFSNYLTTNVGSLENKGFEISLNLKPIAKRDMTWDVGFNFTYNENKITKFLRTDDPTYNGIPAGNINGATGNNILIQSVDYPTYSFFVLQQVYDVNGFPIEGLYVDLSGEGGNISSNLANFYHYKKPVPDYLIGLSSRFSYKKFDIGFSARINLNNYVYNNVASQTFYGNMYNNNYWQNLSSQIKDTKFNNAQYFSDIYIENASYFKMDNISAGYNFTKIITEKLRGRVSFTVQNAFTITKYKGIDPEVNNGSDKLGIDNNFYPRARVYMLGVNLDL, from the coding sequence ATGAAGAAACATCTACAATTGTTTGCTATTCTGTTTCTTATCATTTTGTGGGCATTTGCCACTGAGGCATTTGCACAGGAGATGAAGATTACAGGAAAAGTAAAGGATGCTACCGACGGTAGTTCGCTACCGGGAGTAAGCATTCTGATCAAAAACACCACGCGAGGTACGACAACCGACATTGATGGAAGCTATTCTATCACTGCGGGTGCCACATCCACACTGGTATTTTCATTTGTAGGCTACACTCCTCAGGAAGTAGTAGTCGGAGCACAAAAAGTGATTAATATCTTTTTAAAACCTTCCGTTACCGGTTTAGAAGAAATTGTTGTAATCGGCTATGGGCAGGTAAAGAAATCCGATGCTACTGGCTCACTGTCGGTACTCGGTTCGAAAGACTTTAACCGGGGTGCAATCTCCAATCCAATGGAACTCCTGGTAGGAAAAGCCGCAGGTGTTATTATTAATACCAACAATGGAGCTCCGGGCGCTAATTCAACCATTCGCATCAGAGGAGGCTCTTCGCTTAAAGCAAGTAACGACCCATTAATAGTCATTGACGGTGTTCCTTTCAACGATGCTAACATTAGTGGAGTAAGCAACTCATTGAACTTTATCAACCCAAATGATATTGAATCCTTTACAGTGTTAAAAGATGCTTCAGCCACCGCTATCTACGGTTCACGTGCATCTAATGGGGTAATTCTTATCACAACTAAAAAAGGCAAAGTCGGTGCAAAAATGCGTGTCAGCTACAACGGAATCCTGTCATTCGGAACCGTACAGAAAGATGTTGATGTTTTAACCGGGGATGAATACCGTGCCCTTGCACACGAAAAATTAGGCTCAAATAATATTAACGAAACTGCTTTGGCAAGCTTAGGCACAGCAAATACTGACTGGCAGAAAGAAATTTACAGGACAGCAGTTTCGCACGACCACAATATAAGTGTTGGCGGTGCAGTAAAATCTGTACCCTACAGGGTTTCGTTAGGCTACACTGACCAGGAGGGTATTCTGAAAAATACAAGCATGAAACGCAATACTCTTTCTTTCAACCTCGACCCAACATTTTTAAACGGAGATTTAAAAGTGAACGTAGGTGGAAAAGGTATGTACACCAAACAGGATTTCAGCAACGATGGTGCAGTAGGTGCCGCAATTCTTTTCGACCCGACTCAACCGGTTATGAACGGAAATAGCCGCTATGGTGGATATTTTACATGGACAACCACTGGTAGCGGCTATGCCGGACCCAATGCCGAATACAACCAGATGGCTACCTCGAACCCTGTTGCCATGCTCGATTTAACCGACAACAAATCCGACGTTTACAGAGGTAATGGCAACATACAGTTTGATTATAAAGTGCCTTTTATCCCCGATTTGCACGCTAATCTTAATATGGCTATTGACGCATATAAAAGCGACGGACACAACAACGTGGATACCATTGCCGTTTGGACGCGCCGTGAAGGTTTTGGACGACTAAATGATTATAATCAGGAAGGAAATTCAAAAACACTCGACTTTTTATTAAATTATAAAAAAGATTTAGATGCCTTGCAAAGTAAAGTTGAAGCTATGGCTGGTTATTCTTACCAACGTTTCTGGAGAAAAAAATATAATTACCAACACAGTATAGTTGACTTAAAACATCCTCATATTGTTGCCGATAGTATGACTTTTGAGACAGAAAATGTGCTTGTATCATTCTTTGGCAGGATAAATTATTCATTGATGGATAAATATTTGCTTACTGTAACTCTCCGCGATGATGGTTCATCAAGATTTGCCCCGGAAAACCGCTGGGGATTATTCCCATCACTTGCATTGGCATGGAAAATCAAGAACGAAGACTTTCTGAAAGATGTAAAAGCTGTTACCGACCTTAAACTAAGGTTAGGTTGGGGTGTAACTGGTCAGCAAAACATTATCACCGATGATAATAACAAACTTCTTGATTATCCTTATATGGGCACATACACATCATCAGTTGAATCTGCCTGTTATCAGATTGGTTACGAAACTGTTGACGGAGTAATTGACTATACAAAACCCATTTTTGTTACCACACTTCGTCCAAATGCCTACGACCCAAGTATTAAATGGGAATCAACTACCACACAGAATATAGGTCTCGACTTCAGTTTCTACAACGACAGAATTTCCGGTTCGTTGGATTATTACAAACGCGAAACCAAAGACCTTATCAACAGCATTCCCATTCCAAACGGAAGCAATTTCTCAAACTATCTTACAACCAATGTTGGATCACTCGAAAACAAAGGCTTTGAAATTTCACTTAACCTGAAACCCATTGCCAAAAGAGACATGACATGGGACGTTGGTTTCAACTTTACTTATAACGAAAATAAAATAACCAAGTTTCTACGTACAGATGATCCTACTTACAATGGTATCCCTGCAGGCAATATAAATGGAGCTACCGGAAACAATATTCTAATTCAAAGTGTTGATTATCCAACATATTCTTTCTTTGTGCTGCAACAAGTTTACGATGTCAACGGATTCCCAATCGAAGGATTGTACGTTGACCTAAGTGGCGAAGGCGGAAACATTTCAAGTAACCTTGCTAATTTTTACCATTACAAAAAACCAGTACCCGATTACCTGATAGGTTTATCTTCACGTTTCAGCTACAAAAAATTCGACATAGGTTTTTCAGCCCGTATCAACCTAAACAACTATGTTTACAACAATGTAGCTTCACAGACCTTCTACGGCAACATGTATAACAACAACTACTGGCAAAATTTATCATCACAAATTAAGGATACAAAATTTAACAATGCACAGTATTTTTCGGATATTTATATCGAAAATGCCTCTTACTTTAAAATGGATAATATTTCTGCCGGATATAACTTTACAAAAATCATTACCGAAAAACTTCGTGGACGTGTAAGCTTCACAGTTCAGAATGCTTTCACAATAACCAAATACAAAGGCATAGACCCCGAAGTAAATAATGGCAGCGACAAATTGGGTATTGATAACAACTTCTATCCCCGTGCAAGGGTATATATGTTAGGTGTTAATTTAGATTTATAA
- a CDS encoding T9SS type A sorting domain-containing protein, whose protein sequence is MKKINLLLLLIILFGLQQAFSQAISYAYDASGNRTTRNVVTLKQTTSHPNPPEGRELLTETLGELTITVSPNPTMGEVNVAISNLPEGTRVESALYNSSGMLLSASPLSGTGSGAINLTAQPSGIYYLKLKAGDKRSVWKIVKE, encoded by the coding sequence ATGAAAAAGATCAACCTTCTATTACTCTTAATAATTCTTTTTGGTTTGCAGCAAGCATTTTCCCAAGCCATCAGCTATGCCTACGATGCCAGTGGCAACCGTACCACCCGCAACGTGGTAACACTAAAACAAACAACCTCCCACCCCAACCCTCCCGAAGGGAGGGAGCTGCTAACGGAAACCTTAGGAGAGCTTACCATTACGGTGTCGCCTAACCCTACCATGGGTGAGGTAAATGTAGCCATCAGCAACCTGCCGGAAGGTACAAGAGTGGAAAGCGCCCTGTATAATTCTTCCGGTATGTTGTTATCGGCTTCTCCACTGTCAGGTACCGGGAGCGGGGCTATCAACCTCACAGCCCAACCTTCTGGTATCTACTACCTGAAGCTTAAAGCAGGAGATAAACGGAGTGTGTGGAAGATCGTTAAGGAATAA
- a CDS encoding RagB/SusD family nutrient uptake outer membrane protein yields MKRIKIISLFIVLFALVSTSCINDLDTKPLDKNTVVPDNLLDRPGAIEQALAKLYSSFAVPGQDGVNLSGDISGIDNGFGVYTRALWMLQELPTDEAICAWNDQTIKDFHWQTWSATDVFNMAMYSRIIYTVTICNEFIRNTEGNDDPDVIKCNSEARFLRALAYFHAIDMYGNPAFVTEADKPGKFFPKQTTRAELFAYVESELRDIADNNKLGEPRFMYGRADKAAAWMLLARLYLNAEVYTGTPRWADCITYCNLVKNAGYILEPDYHANFCADNNLSRELIFAINNDGQYTRSYGGTTYIIHAATGGGISAAALGIGSGWGGNRTTPEFANILTNNYHPPRSDSMFTQVPDKRVYLQLLNNWDIINVGTFTDGIGVRKFSNVNHDGTEAIHPHNDFTCTDFPIFRLADAYLMEAEALLRSGGDRGTALNDINALRERAYGNINGNINDSQLTLDFILDERGRELYWEAVRRTDLIRYGKFTGDAYLWQWKGNSFYGLGTPSYRNLYPLPASEVSANPNIHQNTGY; encoded by the coding sequence ATGAAACGTATAAAAATAATATCATTATTTATAGTTTTATTCGCATTGGTTTCCACATCTTGCATAAACGATTTGGACACCAAACCATTGGATAAAAACACTGTAGTTCCCGATAACCTGCTCGACCGCCCTGGTGCCATCGAACAGGCTTTAGCAAAACTCTATTCTTCTTTTGCCGTTCCCGGGCAAGATGGTGTTAATCTATCAGGAGATATTTCTGGCATTGATAATGGCTTTGGTGTTTACACCCGTGCCCTTTGGATGCTTCAGGAATTACCAACTGACGAAGCCATCTGCGCATGGAACGACCAAACCATTAAAGACTTCCACTGGCAGACATGGTCAGCCACCGACGTTTTCAACATGGCAATGTACAGCCGTATTATTTACACCGTTACCATCTGTAACGAATTTATAAGAAACACCGAAGGAAACGACGACCCTGATGTGATAAAATGCAACTCCGAAGCAAGATTCTTAAGGGCATTGGCTTATTTCCATGCCATTGATATGTACGGAAATCCAGCTTTTGTTACCGAAGCCGACAAGCCCGGAAAATTCTTCCCGAAACAAACCACCCGCGCCGAATTGTTTGCCTACGTTGAAAGCGAGCTTAGAGACATAGCCGACAATAACAAATTAGGAGAACCCAGATTCATGTACGGACGCGCCGATAAAGCCGCCGCCTGGATGCTCCTTGCACGTCTTTACCTTAATGCAGAAGTTTATACCGGAACCCCAAGATGGGCTGATTGTATAACCTATTGCAACCTGGTTAAAAACGCCGGCTACATTCTCGAGCCCGATTACCATGCAAACTTCTGTGCCGACAATAATTTAAGCCGCGAGTTGATTTTTGCAATTAATAACGATGGACAATACACACGTTCGTATGGTGGAACCACTTACATTATTCATGCCGCTACCGGAGGAGGTATCAGCGCTGCTGCTTTAGGTATCGGAAGCGGATGGGGCGGAAACCGTACAACCCCTGAATTTGCCAACATCCTTACTAATAATTATCATCCTCCTCGTTCCGACTCAATGTTCACGCAAGTACCCGATAAAAGAGTTTACCTTCAACTGCTTAACAACTGGGACATTATTAACGTAGGTACTTTCACCGATGGAATAGGAGTAAGGAAATTTTCAAATGTTAACCACGATGGCACAGAAGCTATTCATCCTCATAACGATTTTACCTGCACCGACTTCCCTATTTTCCGCCTTGCTGATGCTTATCTGATGGAAGCCGAAGCCTTACTCCGTTCGGGTGGCGACAGGGGTACTGCACTTAACGACATTAATGCCTTGCGCGAAAGAGCTTATGGCAATATAAACGGAAATATCAACGACAGCCAACTCACCCTCGATTTCATACTCGATGAACGCGGAAGAGAACTTTACTGGGAAGCCGTTCGCCGTACCGATTTAATCCGATATGGCAAATTTACCGGAGATGCTTACTTATGGCAATGGAAAGGAAATTCTTTTTATGGACTTGGTACACCCTCTTACCGTAACCTCTATCCTTTACCCGCATCGGAAGTTTCGGCTAACCCTAACATTCATCAAAATACTGGTTATTAA
- a CDS encoding T9SS type A sorting domain-containing protein encodes MKKLLLSMLIIVAVGLFNYANAQFNVTLNVDMHGSGLNGETIYFAGDFGGIYGSWDEPGNNANDVLTDADEDSVYSITLTGIAAGNYMFKFFMGPTWSTGEWTGDPNRRCSIAADKTLDFVWADKPFAITLNVDMHGSGLNGETIYIAGDFKGDNGSWNEPGTNASNILTDADADSIYTIIAYIGAGDHQFKFFKGEGWDGGEWTGDPNRTFTTIEADSSLDFVWGVNPEGINDNPLAGKVSAYPVPCNNTLYVNATIDVKQVILCNAYGQQISRLNNVAAGKISINTSNLADGMYFITFVGKNGGQLVQKLLKN; translated from the coding sequence ATGAAAAAACTATTACTAAGTATGCTAATTATTGTAGCTGTAGGGCTCTTTAATTATGCAAATGCTCAATTCAATGTTACTTTGAATGTTGATATGCATGGTTCTGGCTTGAACGGAGAAACTATTTATTTTGCCGGTGATTTTGGTGGAATTTATGGCTCATGGGATGAACCAGGAAACAATGCAAATGATGTGTTAACAGATGCTGATGAAGATTCTGTTTATTCAATAACCTTAACTGGTATTGCTGCTGGCAACTATATGTTTAAGTTTTTCATGGGACCTACCTGGAGTACTGGTGAATGGACTGGCGATCCTAACCGTAGATGCTCCATCGCTGCTGATAAAACTTTGGACTTTGTTTGGGCTGATAAACCTTTTGCTATTACTTTAAATGTAGATATGCATGGATCCGGACTTAATGGTGAAACTATCTACATAGCAGGTGACTTTAAAGGCGACAATGGCTCATGGAACGAACCCGGAACAAATGCTTCCAACATCTTAACCGATGCTGATGCCGATTCTATCTATACTATTATTGCTTATATTGGTGCAGGTGATCATCAATTTAAGTTCTTTAAAGGTGAAGGTTGGGATGGCGGCGAATGGACTGGTGATCCTAACAGAACTTTCACTACTATTGAAGCTGACTCTTCTTTAGACTTCGTTTGGGGCGTGAACCCAGAAGGTATCAACGATAATCCTCTTGCTGGTAAAGTAAGTGCTTATCCTGTTCCTTGTAACAATACGTTGTATGTAAATGCAACGATTGATGTTAAGCAAGTTATTCTTTGCAATGCTTACGGACAGCAAATTTCCAGATTAAACAATGTTGCAGCCGGTAAAATTTCTATCAACACCTCTAACCTTGCCGATGGTATGTATTTTATTACTTTCGTAGGGAAGAATGGTGGACAGTTAGTTCAAAAACTTCTTAAGAACTAA
- a CDS encoding DUF3467 domain-containing protein, which yields MNKQENQINIELNEETAEGIYSNLAIITHSNTEFIVDFIKMMPGIPKAKVKSRIILTPQHAKRLLRALKDNISKFEQMHGTIKDTETEGIPFPITGPTAQA from the coding sequence ATGAACAAACAGGAAAATCAGATCAATATCGAGTTGAATGAAGAAACGGCAGAAGGAATCTACTCAAACCTTGCCATTATCACCCATTCCAACACAGAGTTCATAGTTGATTTTATCAAGATGATGCCCGGAATTCCAAAAGCGAAGGTAAAATCGAGAATCATTCTTACACCTCAACACGCCAAAAGATTACTTAGGGCGCTAAAGGATAACATTTCTAAGTTTGAGCAAATGCACGGTACCATTAAAGATACCGAAACCGAAGGAATACCTTTTCCCATTACCGGACCCACAGCCCAGGCTTAA